The bacterium genomic interval CCGCCCATGACGTCGCCGAGGGCGAAGTCCGTCTTCGGCGTGTCCTTGTGTTCGTTGTGACAGGAGACGCAGGCCGGCGCGACGGCCGTATCGGCGTAGACCGCCGTGAAGTATTTCTGACCGCCGAGGGTCTCTTCGGCGTAGAAGTTCTGTCCCTCGTTCGAGGCCACGAACTCGAGCCCTGCGATCTCGACGTCGGTACGCGGGGTGTTCTGCTTGTTGATGGGCCACATCGAGAGCAGCGAGTACGTGAAGCCGACGTCCTTCTCGGCGACCATCTCGGCGCCCATGCGGAACATCTGGGCCGGGAGCGGGAGGGCGGGCTCGTCCTTCCAGTGTTCGCTCGCCGCGATCACCTGCTGTTCCTTCGCCAGGCGGTTCACGACGTTCCGCGTGTAGACCGTGCGGTCGGACTCCATGACGGCGTGCAGCGCGTCTGCCATCAGCTTGGGTTCGATCCCGCCGCCGCCGCCTTCCGCGGGGGGCTGACAGGCCGTGAGCCCGAGGCACGCGGTGAGCGTCGCCCGGGCGATCGTCTTCGAAACCGACTTCATCGTTCGTCTTTCTTGTTCGCGTCGTCCCACGGTGGGGTCCGACCTTCGAGCTGCCACCGCAGGACGGTGGCGAAGTGGATGCTCTCGACTTCTCGCGGCGGTCGGCCGCGATAGTTGGTGGAGACGAGAACGGGGTCTGCCAGCGAATCGAGGGAGAAGGCGAGGCCATGGCACTCCATGCAGGACGACCGGACCATCTTGTCCCGGGGCCTCAGGTGATCGTTCTGGTTGTGATCGACGCGCATGCGCTTCGCGTCGGCGGGATGTCGCGTCCGGGGCAGGTGGCAGGTCGCGCAGGACACGCCGCTGCCTTCCGGCGCGGCCCCGGCGAGCTCGGCGCGCCAGAGCGCCGCGTGGGGCGAGGCCTCCCAGGCGAGCGAGTGCTCGTCGGCGTGACAGCCGAGGCAGGATTCCGCCGCGGCGGTGCGTCGATCGTAGACGTGGGTCGCATGGCAGGCGTTGCAGTCGAGCGTGGCCTCCGCCGCCTCCGCCTGCATCGGTTGGCGCGCTTCCATGGGCCGCATCGGCGGAAGGTCTTCGGCGAACCGCATGCCGTGTCGGCTGGCGAGGAAGCCCTCGGCCTCCAGGGTGTGGCAGTCCCGGCAGACGACGAGATCGACTTCCTGTTGCCACCCGCCGCTCGCGTCCGCATGACAGTCGCTGCACTGCACGCCGCCGCGGGCATGCGCGCTGCCCGCCCATTCCGCGGCGGCCCGCGCCCCTGCGGCGCCGTCGGCTCGTCCGTCGTGCTCCGCGAGCGCGAGCGGAGCGCGGTCGACGGTCGCGGCGACGCCCTGCGCCCGCTTCCACCGCACCTCCGCGACCGGCCGGAAGTCCGGCTCGGCGCGATGCTCGACCAGGTAGTCCTCGTAGAGGGAGCGGTTGTCGTGGAAGTTGTGGCAGGCGGTGTTCGCGCAGCTGTCGAAGGGCAGCTCCGCGTGGGTCGGCCGCTCTTCGCCCACGTTCTCGTGGCAGCGGTAGCAGTAGTCTCCGGGAAGGCTGAGTCCCATCGAGGACGTGATCTCCGGTCGGTGTTCCTGGTGGCAGGTGATGCAGAGCCTCGCGTCGAGGACCTCGACCCGGTCCGCGTTGCGCGGATCGGTGAACTTGGTGCGCGGATGCGAGTCGTCCACCCTCGTGAGCTCGGCCGAGTGGCATCCTTCACAGGCTTCCTGCATCGCCGTCCGATCCGCGAACTTGTCCGTGTGGCACGACTCGCAGGCGAGCTCGATCTGGTAGTGCCCGTCCGTCGTCTCCCCTGGCAGGAAGACGGTCCGGTCGATCGGCATCGACTCGAGCTCCTCCGGCGCCCACATCAGTCCTCCGAGCACGGCTGCTCCCACGATCGTCGCGATCCCTCCTGTCCAGACACCGAACTTCGCCACCCCGATTTCCCGTTCGACTCCCGTGATGTCCTCAGTAGACGTAGACCGCGAGGACGTGGAAGCAGAGGAGGAGCGGCAGCGGCCAGACGAGGGCTACGTGTGCGCCCCGCCAGCCGCGCCGCAGAACGCTGCCGAGCTGCGGAGGAAGCCGGTGTTCGAGACTCGTCGCGAAGGCCGAGAACGTGCCGAGTACGAGCAGGCCGAGCACGGCGCTCATCAGCATCGCGTTCAGGTTGGCGCCGAGTCGCAGACCGGTGTGGACCGCACCGAGCAGGATCGTCGCCAGTCCGACCGACGTGTGGAGGATGCGCGCGGAGCGAACGGTGCTGCGCTTCAGGACGGGGATCCGGTCGCGGAGCGGGAGCAGGAACGCGACCGCCATCACCGCGACGAGGGCGTAGCCGCTCGCCTGCTTCCAGAATCCGTCGCGCCAGAGGAAGTCGATCTCGGGCGTGTCCAGGACCGACGTAGACATCGGGACCGGGCCCAACCACGTCCCCAGAGCGATCGCGGTCAGGCTCGCCCCGGCGATCCAGGCGAGTGCGCTTCCGGCGCCGACGCGTCGACCGACGCTCACCTCGCCGGCGAGCTCCGCGAGGATCGGCTGGCAGGATCCGCAGCCGCTGCCGGCCCCGGTCGCTTCCATCAGCATCGCGCTGGAGTGGCAACCGTCGGTCCAGGCTTCGCGGAGCGTTCCGCAATCTACGCCGGTGCAGGTGCAGACGATCGCTTCGTCGTGCCAGGTCTCGATCGGTCGGGCGTTCTCGCCGCGGAAGAGCTTCCCCCGCTCGAGGAAGCGTCGCTCCTGCGCCATGGTCACCTTCGCATCGCGCGCGATGGCTTCCTGGAGGTCGGGAAACTCGCTCGACGGACCGACGGCGATCGCGCCGACGAGTCGCCCGTTTCGCAGGACGAGTCGGCGGTAGCTGTCCTTCGACTTCCAGACGAGCTCGCGGACGAGGGTACCGTCCGCCAGGGACTCCCCGACGGCAGCGACCTCGACGCCCGGTACCTTGAGACGAGCGCTGGCGGTTCCGCCTACGAAGCTCCCGGTGCCGCTCCCGAAACGCTCCGCCAGCGCGCCTGCCATTGCATAACACGGCGCGACGAATCCGAAGAGGCGACCCTCGTGTCGCGCGACCTCGCCGATCGCGAAGATCTTCGGATCCTTCGTGCGGAGCTCGTCGTCGACCTGGACGCCGCCCCCCGAATGGCATTCGAGGTCCGCCTCGCGGGCGAGCTCGTCGCGGGGGCGGGTGCCGACGGCGAAGACGACGAGATCGGTCTGCAGGGTCTCTCCGGAGCCGAGCTCCACGGCGAGGCCGTCGTCGGTCTCGGTGATCCGGTTCGTTCCCGTGAAGAGGCGCAGGCCGATCCCGAGGCTGCGGATCTTCCCTTCCAGGATCGCGGCACCGTCCACGTCGAGCTGCTTGGGCAGGAGTCGCGGTGCCATCTCGACGACGTCGACTTCGCAGTCCTTCTCGCGGACGCCGTGGGCGAGCTCGAGCCCGAGCAAGCCGCCGCCGATGATCGTGACGTGGGACGCGCGGCGGGCTTCATGAGCGATCCGTTCGGCGTCGCCGGCGTCGCGGTAGGTCATGACGTCCGGGTGTTCGCTCCCCTCGACCGGCGGAAGGAAGGCACGGCTTCCCGTGGCCAGGACCAGATGGTCGTACGGAATTCGCTCGCCGGATTCCGTCTCGACGTGCGCTTCGGCGCGGTCGACTCGCGTGACGCGATCCTTCAGGACGAGTCGCACGTCACGGGACGCGTACCAGTCGGCTTCACGAAAGACCGGGGTGAGACCTCCGGCGACGACCCGCTCCAGATGGATGCGGTCGTAGGGAGGCGACGCCTCTTCGGTGATCAGCGTGATCTCGAGGTACTCGGCGGCGCTGCGACTGATCAGCGATTCGATGAAGTGGAAGGCGGTCATCCCGCCGCCGACGACGACGAGCGATTCGCGTTCGACGGGGGCGTGCGGCTTGCGGGTCCCTCGCTTCTTCTCGCTCCGTCGCCACATGGGCCGGGGTTCTCCGTGCCGCGATGCCAGCCAGGCGAGTTGGGAGGCGTTCGCGACCACCCTTGCGACGCGAACGCCTCCCGTCCCTGCTCCTTGTCGTCATGCCGGACCCACCACGATCCGAGCATGAGCTGGCGGAGTTCGCCATTTCAAGTCTCAGGCCAACTCGATCGGGACGACTCGGAGAAGTCCGGTCGACGATACGCGGCGGGGCGTCGATTTCGTGCGGGATCCCGCTCGAAGAGGCGGCGCACCGCGCTCTCCGGACGGGCCGGGGATCGCGTCCGCCCGGCCATGCTCGCGCGTGCTCAGTCGCGCGGCGGCGGCGTCGCTCTGACGGGCAGGACGGGTTCGCATCGAACCAGATCGGCGCGCTACGGCACGAAAATCGTCCGATCGAAGCCGTTCGAGCGATCAACCGTTGAGCAACGAGCGCGTACTTCGATGAGGCCCTTCCTGCGACGGTCGAGCCGCCGTCGACCCGGACGGGTCGAGCTTGGAAGCAGTTGTATCGAGCGGGACGCAAAGGTTCCGAGAAAAACTTGGCACGGGAGTTGGATACGGATCGCGTGGAACCCGAACGATTCGTCACCCATCCACCCAGGAGAATCCGGAATGTTCACCGACCGAGAGATCGAACTCGTACGCGAGACCTGGAGCAAGGCCTCCGCGGACCCCGATGCGGCGGCCGCGCTCTTCTACGGGAAGCTCTTCGAAACGGCCCCCGCCGTGAAGCCCCTGTTCACGGGCGACATGAAGGACCAGGGGCGAAAGCTCATGCAGATGATCGGCATCGCCGTGAACAACATGGACAAGATCGACGAGATCGTGCCGGCCCTGATCGAGCTCGGAGAGCGCCACGACGACTACGGCGCCGAAGAGGATCACTATCCCGTCGTCGGAGAAGTGCTGATCGACACTTTGAGCACCGCGCTGGGCGACGAGTTCACCGACGAGGCGGAGCTCGCCTGGGCCCACACCTACACCGCGGTGTCCTCGGTGATGTTGTCACGGTGACGTCGCCACGGGTTGCGTCGCACTCGGGCACGGGCTGGTCAACGACTGGGCGTTCCTCGAGCGGTTCTTCGCGATGCGGGCCGGAAGTGGCCCGCCCGCGCCCGCCGCCGCACGTTTCGCCTCGGCACGCTTCTTGAACTCCGTGAGCGCAGTGGTGTGGACCGGCCGTGAGAGAGCACGGCGCGCCCGGTGGCGTCGGTACGGCTCGTCATGCGCCGAAACCAGCCCGCTTCTCCGTAGCAAGTCCGTAGGAAGAGGAACTCGAGACCGTGACCGAGAGAATCGTCGTCGTTGGCAATGGAATGGTGGGGCATCGCTTCTGCGAGGAGCTGCTCGAACGAGACGGTGAGGGTCGCTTCCAGCTGACCGTGATCGCCGAAGAGCCTCGCCCCGCCTATGACCGCGTCGGCTTGAGCGCGTTCTTCGACGGCAAGACGGCCGAGGACCTCGCCCTCGCGACCCCCGAGTGGTACGCGGAGCAGGGCGTCGAGCTCCTCCTCGACGACGCGGTCCACGAGATCGACCGTGAGGCCCGTCAGGTCCGATGCGTTTCGGGCACGGTCCGCCCCTACGACCGGCTCGTGCTCGCCACCGGCTCCATCCCCTTCATTCCTCCGATTCCGGGCACGGAGAAGGAGGGCGTCTTCGTCTACCGCACGATCGAGGATCTCGAGGCGATGGCCGCGTGGGCAGCGCGTGAGGAGACGACCCGGGCCGCCGTGATCGGGGGTGGGCTGCTCGGCCTCGAGGCGGCCAAGGCAGCGGTGGACATGGGTCTCGAGACCCATGTCCTCGAACACGGGGGCCGCCTGATGCCGCGCCAGGTCGACGATTCCGGCGGTCGATTGCTGCGCCGGGCGATCGAATCCCTCGGCGTCTTCGTCCACGTCGAGAGTGGCGCTCAGGAAGTCCGGGGTGGCGACGCGGTCGGCTCGCTGGTCCTGCCGGGAGATCGCGAGCTCGACGTCGACATGGTGATCATCTCCGCGGGGATCAAGGCGCGGGACGACCTCGCCCGTTCCTGTGGCCTGACCGTCGGAGAGCGAGGGGGTGTCCTCGTCGATCGGGGGCTCGTGACGGACGACGAGCACATCTTCGCGATCGGCGAGTGTGCGCTCCACGAGGGCACGATCTACGGGCTCGTCGCGCCGGGCTACGACATGGCGCGCATCCTCGCGCAACGCTTCACCGGCGAAGACGTCGAGTTCGAGGGCGCCGACCTCTCGACGAAGCTCAAGCTGCTCGGCGTCGACGTGGCGAGCTTCGGCGATCCCTTCGCGGACGAGGAGGGCGTCGCTGCGCGCAAGGTCGTGATCGAGGACTCGGTCGCGGGTGTCTATCAGAAGCTCGTCGTGAGCGCGGATGGCGAGCGTCTCCTCGGCGGCATCCTGGTGGGCGATGCCAGTCCCTACATGAGTCTCCTCCAGGCGACTCGGAGCCAGGCGCCGGTCCCGCCCCGCCCGCATCAGCTCCTGACCGGCGTCCCGGACGCAGCCTCCGACGCGACCGATCTCCCGGACGAAGCCCAGATCTGTTCGTGCAACAACGTCGACAAGGGCGACATCGTCGCGGCGATCCGGGATCAGGAGCTGACCACGCTGCCCGAGCTCAAGGCCTGCACGAAGGCCGGGACGGGCTGCGGCGGCTGTCTGCCGATCGTGAAGAACGTGCTCGAGGCCGAGCTCGAGCGCGCCGGGATCACCGTCGACAGGAGCCTCTGCGAGCACTTCGCCTACTCGCGGCAGGAGCTCTTCCAGATCATCAAGATCAATCGGCTCGAGTCCTTCGACGCGGTCCTCGTGAATCATGGAACGGGAAGTGGCTGCGAAGTGTGTCGGCCGGCGGTGGCGTCGATCCTGGCGAGCACCTGGAACGACCCGATCCTGAACCACGCGAACATCCAGGACACGAACGATCGCTTCCTGGCGAACATCCAGCGAGGCGGGACCTACAGCGTGATCCCACGCGTACCCGGCGGCGAGATCACGCCCGAGAAGCTCGTCGTCCTCGGCGAGGTGGCCAAGAAGTACGACCTCTACTGCAAGATCACCGGCGGTCAGCGGATCGACCTGCTCGGAGCGCGCGTCGATCAGCTTCCCGGGATCTGGCGCGAGCTCGTCGAGGCCGGGTTCGAGAGTGGTCATGCCTATGGCAAGGCGCTCCGAACGGTGAAGAGCTGCGTCGGATCGTCGTGGTGCCGCTTCGGCGTCCAGGACTCGACGGGCTTCGCGATCCGCGTCGAGGAGCGCTACCGCGGGATCCGCGCGCCACACAAGGTGAAGAGCGCTGTCTCCGGGTGCGTGCGTGAGTGTGCCGAGGCCCAGAGCAAGGACTTCGGTCTGATCGCGACGGAGAACGGCTGGAACCTCTACCTCAACGGCAACGGGGGATCGACGCCGCGGCACGCGGACCTCTTCGCCACCGACCTGAGCGAGGACGAGGCCATCCAGCTGATCGATCGCTGGTTCATGTACTACATCCACACCGCCAATCCGCTCGAGCGGACGGCCCGCTGGTTCGAGCGACTCGAGGGGGGGCTTCCCGAGCTCCAGGCGATCCTGGTCGAGGACAAGCTGGGAATCTGCGAGAGCCTCGAGAAGGACATGGCGGCGCTCGTCGCGACCTATCAGTGCGAGTGGAAGGGCGTCGTCGAAGACCCCGAGCGCCAGAAGATGTTCACGCACTTCGCGAACGAGGACGGACCCGATCCGTCGCTTCGCTTCATCGAGGAGCGCGGTCAGAAGCGACCCGAGGACTGGAAGACCGAGGAAGCGCCGGCCGAGGAAGAGTCGAACGCGGCCGCCGTGCCCGAGGACGAGTGGACGTGGGTTCCGCTCGGAGACGCGGACACGATTCCGCGCGACTCCGGACGCGCCATGCGGGCCCCGGGCGGCCAGCTCGCGGTCTTCCACCACGCCGGGCGCGACGCCTACTACGCGACGGAGAACCGCTGTCCGCATCAGGGGGACATGGTCCTCGCGCGTGGTCTCGTCGGCTCGGACGGGGAAGAGCCGAAGGTCGCCTGCCCGCTCCACAAGAAGACGTTCTCGCTCCAGAACGGCAAGGGGCTGTCGGATCCGAACTTCTGCGTGGACACGTATCCGGTCGAGGTACGGGACGACGTCCTCTTCGTGAAGCTGCCGCCCGCCCTGGCCGAGGAACCCCCGTCGTGAGCGCCGAGGCGGAATGGGACGCCGCCACCCCGAACCTCGTGGAGCTGCTCCTGGAGGAGCAGCAGACGCTGACGGCGGTGGAGGTGTTCTCGTCGCTGCACGACGAATCGCCCGAGGCGAACGGACGCTACGAGTCGTTGCTCCCGTCCGGGACTCCGGGCGCGGGCGAGCAGCTCTCGTTCCGCGTCGACCTCGACGCGTGCACCGGTTGCAAGGCCTGCGTCACCGCCTGCCACAACCTGAACGGACTGGAGCCCGACGAGACCTGGCGCAAGGTCGGTCTCGTCGAGACCGGGGCGATCTCGGAGTCCGTCGAACGACAGCAGACCGTCACGGCCGCTTGTCATCACTGCGCCGAGCCCGGCTGTCTCGAGGGGTGCCCCGTCCGGGCCTACGAGAAGGATCCGACGACGGGGATCGTCCGCCATCTCGACGATCAGTGCATCGGTTGTCGCTACTGCCAGCTGATGTGTCCCTACGACGTACCGACCTGGTCGGATCGCCTGGGGATCGTCCGCAAGTGCGACATGTGCCACTCGCGGCTGGCCGAGGGCGAGGCGCCGGCCTGCGTCCAGGGCTGCCCGAACGGGGCGATCTCGATCGCGGTCGTCCCGGTCTCGCCGCCGGAAGAAGACGCGGCGCTCCTGCACGTCGTGGAAGGGGCGATGCCGCCCTCGAGCTGGACGCAGCCCTCTACGCGCTACGTCTCGACGCGGGAGACGGCGATCGGAGTCGATGCCGCGGACGCGATTCACGTCGAACCCAACTCGGCGCACATGCCGTTGGCGATCATGCTCGTCCTGACGCAGGCGGCGATCGGCGCGGTCTGGGGGGACGCGCTCCTGCAATCGTTCGTGAGCGGTTCGGCGCCCGGGGCCGCGGTCGTCGTGCCGACCCTCGCGCTGGCGGTCGCCATGCCCGGCCTGGCGGCGAGCGTCGCACATCTCGGTCGTCCCCAGTGGGCCTTCCGCGCGGTCCTCGGTCTCCGGACCTCCTGGATGAGTCGCGAGATCGTGGTGCTCGGCGCGTTCGCCGGCGTCCTCGTCGCCCTCGTGGTCGGGGCGTGGGTCGATGCGGCGGGCCTCGGGGACGCCTCCGTCCTCGGCCGGCTGTCGTCGCTCGCGCGTCTGCCTCTTGCCTGGAGCACCGCGTGGGTCGGGGCGCTCGGTCTCTTCTGTTCAGCGCAGATCTACGCGGCGACTCGACGTCCCTTCTGGACGCTCGGTCGGACCACGTTGCGTTTCGCGGGGTCGGCGGTCTGGGCGGGTGTTGCGGCGGTTCAAGTGGGGTTGGCCGCGGGTGCGGTCACGGCCGCCGGCTCTCCTACGGCCGCCCAGGCCGCTCTCGCCCTGTCGTTGATCGGCATCACGGCGTTGCGAGGGAATCTCGAATCGGGGGCGTTGCTCGAGGCGAGAACCCGCGCCTCGATTCGCGCCTTCGATCGTTCGCGACGACTGCTGCAGGGCCCCCTCCGCCGGACCGCCTCCGCGAGACGGGTCACGCTCGCCGTCGCCGGTTTCGGCGGGCCGCTCCTCCTGCTCTTCGGTCTCGTCGCCGGCTCGGGGGGCGCCGTGCTCGCGGTGGCGGTGGCCACATTCGCGCTCGGGATCTTCTCCGACGTCCTCGAACGGCGCCTCTTCTTCCAGGCGGAGGCGATGCCTTCCATGCCGGGAGCGGGGTAGGGCGGAGCGGTGATGTCGGCGGCCTGGCGATCGAGGGGGACGGATCGATGACTTCGCGATGGCGATCGAGGGGGACGGATCGATGACTTCGCGATGGCGAAAGAACGCGGACGCGCTCGCGAAGCTCGTTCGCAACCACGAGGGACCGCTCACTCAGGAGCTCGTGCGCAAGCCCGGTCGTTTCGGACTCGGCCAGGTGCCGTCTCGTCTCGCGCCGGACGCGGTGGCCCGATCGGTCTGCGGCTTCTGCTCGACGGGCTGCGGCCTGAAGCTCCACCTTCGCGATGGCGTAGCCTGCAACGTCAGTCCGGACCCGGACTACCCGGTCAATCGCGGGATGGCGTGTCCGAAGGGCTGGGAGGTCCTGTCGCCCCTCGACGCGGACGACCGCGCGACGCAGCCGCTGGTGCGGACGGACGACGGAAGCCTCGCGCCAACGACCTGGCCGGAAGCGATGAGGCACTTCACGGAAGGAGTCCGTGGCGTCCAGCAGGCACATGGGGACGCGGCGTTCGCCTTCCTGGGCACGGGCCAGATGCCGACGGAGGAGCTCGCGTTCCTCGGAGCCCTCTCCAAGTTCGGCCTCGGTATGGTGCACGGAGACGGCAACACGCGGCAATGCATGGCGACGGCGGTCGTCTCGTACAAGGAGTCGTTCGGGTTCGACGCGCCACCCTACTCGTATCAGGACTTCGAGGACTCCGACGTCCTCGTCCTGGTCGGCTCGAATCTCTGTATCGCCCACCCGATCCTCTGGGAGCGAATCTGTCGCAACCCCCACGATCCCCGGATCATCGTCGTCGACCCGCGCCGGACGGAGACCGCGGAGGCGGCAACACAGCACGTGCCGCTCAGGCCCAAGTCCGATCTCGTGCTCTTCTACGGGCTGGCGAAGGCACTGATCGAGCGCGGCTGCGTCGACGAGGCGTTCGTCGCTGCGCACACGACGGGCTTCGAGGCGTTCGCCGATTTCGTCGCGGCTTTCGACGAAGACCGCGTGCTGGCGGAGACGGGGATCGACGCGTCCGCGTTCGCGCGTCTGGTCGACACGATCGCGGAGGGCGAGCGGGTCTCGTTCTGGTGGACGATGGGAGTCAACCAGAGTCACGAGGGGGTGCGGGTCGCCCAGTCGCTCATCGACCTCGCGCTCCTGACGGGCAACATCGGCCGACCCGGAACCGGCGCGAACTCGATCACGGGCCAATGCAACGCGATGGGGTCCCGCCTCTTCAGCAATACGACGAACCTGCTCGGGGGACGTGACTTCACGTGCGAGACGGATCGCGCCGACGTCGCCCGTCTGCTGGACATTCCCGTCGAGCGCATTCCGAGCGAGCGGAGTCTCGCCTACGACGAGATCCTGGAAGCAGTGCGCGAAGGACGGATTCGCGGGCTCTGGATCGTGGCGACGAATTCCGCGCACTCGTGGATCGACCAGAACGATTTCCGGGAGCTGCGGGAGAAGCTCGACTTCCTGGTCGTCCAGGACATGTACGCGTCGACCGAGACGGCGGAGATGGCCGATCTCGTCCTTCCCGCGGCGGGTTGGGGCGAGAAGGACGGCACGTTCATCAACTCCGAACGCCGGGTCGGCCGCATCCGAAAGGTGCGGAGGGCGCCGGGGGAGGCGCTCGCCGACTTTCAGATCTTCCGCCTGGTCGCGAACGCCGCGGGTTGCGACGATCTCTTCGAGCGTTGGAAGACGCCCGAGGACGTCTTCGACCTGATGCGGACGCTCTCGCGCGGACGCCCCTGCGACATCTCGGGAATCGAGGGCTACCGAATGCTCGAGGAATCGGGCGGCATGCAGTGGCCCGTGCCCGAGTCCGCGACGGTGGACGGCGCGATGCCCGAGCAGGAACGCCGACTCTTCGCGGACGGTCGGTTCTTCCACGAGGACGGCCGGGCCAGGTTCATCTTCGAAGCGCCTCGTGCCGTGGCCGAGCCGACCGACGAGGCATTCCCGCTGGTCCTCCTGACCGGCCGCGGCTCCTCCGCACAGTGGCACACGGAGACGCGAACCGGGAAATCTCCGACCCTTCGCAAGCTCGCGCCCGCCGAGAGCCAACTCGAGATCCATCCCGACGATGCGTCACGGGCCGGGATCGCGACCGGTGACCGGGTCGCCGTGGCGTCGCGACGGGATCGGCTCGTGGTGCGCGCTCGCGTGACGACCGTGGTCCCTCGCGGTTCGGTCTTCCTCGCGATGCACGATGCTCGCACGAATCGACTGACCCATGCGTCCTTCGATCCCTACTCGCATCAGCCGAGCTACAAGCACGCCGCCGTCTGCATCGAGCCCGCCACCGCCGTCGACTGATGCATCCCTGACCGCGACGTGCCCAACGACGCGGCAGAAGAGACGCGACCGTCCGATCCGTCTTGCGACCGATGCGACCCACGTCGTTTTGCTTGAGGTGATCCGTGCCGGAACGAGTCGCCGGCCGCCCAGGCGCGTCGCTTCAGGCGCGACGCTCGTGTTGGCATCGATCTTGAAGACCATGGCGGCGTCCTCGCGCTTCGAACCGCCCTGATGACGAAAGGCCCAAACCGTGACGCTGACCGAACACGGCACCCCCAACCGGCGATCGAGAACCTTCGCATTCGTTCTCTCGCTGCTGCTCGTTCTCTCCCTTGCTCTCCCCGCCTCATCCGCGGAGCTCGAGCTCGAGAAGGACGAGCTCAAGTTCGGCTTCATCAAGCTGACCGACTGCGCGGCCCTCGTGATCGCGAAGGAGCTCGGGTACTTCGAGGACGAAGGGCTCTTCGTCACTCTCGAGGCGCAAGCGAACTGGAAGATCCTCCTCGACCGCGTGATCAGCGGCGAGCTCGACGGAGCCCACATGCTCTCCGGGCAGCCGATCGGCGCGACCGTCGGAATCGGAACGAAGGCAGACGTGATCACGCCGTTCAGCATGGACTTGAACGGCAACGGCATCACGGTCTCCAACGCGATCTGGGAGGAGATGAAGTCCGTCGACCCCGGGCTCGCCGTCCCGAAGCCCGTCCATCCGATCAGCGCCGACGCGCTGAAGCCGATCGTCGAGGACGCGAAGGAGCTCGGCGAGCCCCTCCGCATGGGGATGGTCTTCCCGGTCTCGACCCACAACTACGAGCTTCGCTACTGGCTCGCCGCGTCGGGTATCAGCCCCGGCTTCTACACGCCCGCGGACACGACCGGGACCACCGACGCGGACGTTCTCCTGTCGGTGACCCCACCCCCGCAGATGCCCGCGACCCTCGATCAGGGGACGATCCAGGGATATTGCGTCGGCGAGCCCTGGAACCAGCAGGCGGTGTTCAAGAAGATCGGCGTCCCGGTCGTCACGAACTACGAAATCTGGAAGAACAACCCGGAGAAGGTCTTCGGCATCACCCGCGACTGGGCCGAGCAGTACCCGAACACCGCGATCGCCGTGACCAAGGCGCTGATCCGGGCCGGCAAGTGGCTCGACGGGAGTCTCGAGAACCGCAAGCAGGCGGTGAAGATCCTGTCCAAGAGCGAGTACGTCGGGGCGGACGAAGAGGTCATCGCCGCGAGCATGACCGGCACCTTCGAATACGCCCGTGGCGACAAGCGGGACATGCCCGACTTCAACGTCTTCTTCCGATACGACGCGACCTATCCCTTCTACAGCGACGCGGTCTGGTTCCTCACGCAGATGCGGCGCTGGGGCCAGATCTCCGAGGCGAAGCCGGACGCGTGGTACGACGAGATGGCGAAGAAGGTCTACCGCCCCGACATCTACATGGCGGCCGCGAAGATGCTCCTCGCCGAGGGGCACCTC includes:
- a CDS encoding ABC transporter substrate-binding protein — translated: MLLVLSLALPASSAELELEKDELKFGFIKLTDCAALVIAKELGYFEDEGLFVTLEAQANWKILLDRVISGELDGAHMLSGQPIGATVGIGTKADVITPFSMDLNGNGITVSNAIWEEMKSVDPGLAVPKPVHPISADALKPIVEDAKELGEPLRMGMVFPVSTHNYELRYWLAASGISPGFYTPADTTGTTDADVLLSVTPPPQMPATLDQGTIQGYCVGEPWNQQAVFKKIGVPVVTNYEIWKNNPEKVFGITRDWAEQYPNTAIAVTKALIRAGKWLDGSLENRKQAVKILSKSEYVGADEEVIAASMTGTFEYARGDKRDMPDFNVFFRYDATYPFYSDAVWFLTQMRRWGQISEAKPDAWYDEMAKKVYRPDIYMAAAKMLLAEGHLSASEVPETDGYKDPDPGFIDGIVYDGRKPNEYLSKFEIGNQGSPETAAR